A single Triticum dicoccoides isolate Atlit2015 ecotype Zavitan chromosome 2A, WEW_v2.0, whole genome shotgun sequence DNA region contains:
- the LOC119356354 gene encoding protein NRT1/ PTR FAMILY 8.5-like isoform X3, translated as MRCTRPPVPALIRRSESSCFLEVSAFYGVYLNLIVYLQDVLHGDSASNVTAVNSWAGVSYLMPLLGAAVADSYWGKCKTVLIGLCISVVGMAMVTMSATLPSLRPPPCSPGVYCAPATLSQDLVFFSGIYLCGIGIGASKAVFISFAAEQFDDDDDKNTSGREAKASYFSWYYAVANVAMLTAGTLLVWVEDKVSWGLGYGICASFVAVAVVCLAATAPMYRMVPPAGSPMKGVLQVLVAFSRKVNLTVPEDATELYEEDGVKNPLLHPLHERLHHTEQFRCLDKAAIVTAEDLEDGDLNRAWRLCTVTQVEELKTLLRLIPIWLTSAIYFVANTQAQTTFVQQGTKTDSHIAGGAASVPAASLTSIETVLVAAYVTLYNRAVAPSVAFTPLQLMGLGHATAAGAVAVAACTEARRLRMAGGQEAAQMGIAWLLPQYVVMAVSDASLSVGQMQFLYDQSPETMRGASTAFYFLSISLGNLINSQLVTLVATVTSAGGRTGWFPPELDDGHLDYYFVLVVAITLLNFAVFVALAKNYTSKRVR; from the exons ATGAGGTGCACAAGGCCGCCGGTCCCTGCTCTCATAAGGCGCTCAGAGTCATCTTGT TTCCTGGAGGTCAGTGCTTTCTACGGGGTCTACCTGAACTTGATAGTGTATCTTCAGGATGTTCTCCATGGAGACAGCGCATCCAATGTGACGGCCGTGAATTCCTGGGCTGGGGTCAGCTACCTCATGCCCCTTCTCGGCGCCGCCGTCGCGGACTCCTACTGGGGAAAATGCAAGACGGTTTTGATCGGCCTCTGCATTTCTGTCGTC GGAATGGCCATGGTCACCATGTCAGCTACGCTGCCGTCTCTGAGGCCGCCGCCGTGCTCCCCGGGCGTGTACTGCGCACCGGCGACGCTTAGCCAAGACCTAGTCTTCTTTTCGGGCATATACCTGTGCGGCATCGGGATCGGCGCGTCCAAGGCCGTCTTCATCTCGTTTGCCGCGGAGCAGTTCGACGACGACGATGACAAGAACACGTCGGGGCGGGAGGCGAAGGCGTCCTACTTCAGCTGGTACTACGCGGTGGCCAACGTGGCCATGCTGACCGCGGGGACGCTACTGGTTTGGGTCGAGGACAAGGTGAGCTGGGGGCTCGGGTACGGAATCTGCGCGTCGTTCGTCGCGGTCGCCGTCGTCTGCCTCGCGGCGACGGCGCCCATGTACCGGATGGTGCCTCCGGCGGGCAGCCCGATGAAAGGCGTGCTCCAAGTGCTGGTGGCGTTCTCTCGCAAGGTAAACCTGACGGTGCCTGAGGACGCCACAGAACTGTACGaggaggatggtgtcaagaacccgTTGCTGCATCCCCTGCACGAACGATTGCACCACACCGAACAGTTCAG GTGCCTGGACAAGGCTGCCATTGTCACGGCCGAGGACTTGGAAGACGGCGACCTGAACCGGGCATGGAGGCTGTGCACGGTGACCCAGGTGGAGGAGCTCAAGACTCTGCTGCGGCTGATCCCGATATGGCTCACCTCGGCCATCTACTTCGTCGCCAACACGCAGGCGCAGACGACGTTCGTGCAGCAGGGCACCAAGACGGACTCCCACATCGCGGGCGGCGCCGCGTCCGTCCCGGCCGCGTCGCTGACGTCCATCGAGACGGTGCTCGTCGCCGCCTACGTCACGCTCTACAACAGGGCCGTCGCGCCATCCGTGGCGTTCACGCCGCTGCAGCTCATGGGGCTCGGGCACGCGACGGCGGCcggggcggtggccgtggccgcgTGCACCGAGGCGCGCAGGCTGCGGATGGCCGGGGGCCAGGAGGCGGCCCAAATGGGCATAGCGTGGCTGCTGCCGCAGTACGTCGTGATGGCGGTCTCGGACGCGTCGCTCTCCGTGGGGCAGATGCAGTTCTTGTACGACCAATCGCCGGAGACGATGAGGGGCGCGTCGACGGCGTTCTACTTCCTGTCCATCTCGCTCGGGAATCTGATCAATTCGCAGCTGGTGACGCTGGTGGCGACCGTCACCTCGGCTGGGGGCAGGACGGGATGGTTTCCACCGGAATTGGATGACGGGCACCTGGATTACTACTTCGTGCTCGTTGTCGCCATCACTTTGCTCAACTTTGCCGTCTTTGTTGCCCTTGCCAAGAACTACACGTCCAAGAGGGTTAGATGA
- the LOC119356354 gene encoding protein NRT1/ PTR FAMILY 8.5-like isoform X4 has protein sequence MRPRRLVRKLGSMRCTRPPVPALIRRSESSCDVLHGDSASNVTAVNSWAGVSYLMPLLGAAVADSYWGKCKTVLIGLCISVVGMAMVTMSATLPSLRPPPCSPGVYCAPATLSQDLVFFSGIYLCGIGIGASKAVFISFAAEQFDDDDDKNTSGREAKASYFSWYYAVANVAMLTAGTLLVWVEDKVSWGLGYGICASFVAVAVVCLAATAPMYRMVPPAGSPMKGVLQVLVAFSRKVNLTVPEDATELYEEDGVKNPLLHPLHERLHHTEQFRCLDKAAIVTAEDLEDGDLNRAWRLCTVTQVEELKTLLRLIPIWLTSAIYFVANTQAQTTFVQQGTKTDSHIAGGAASVPAASLTSIETVLVAAYVTLYNRAVAPSVAFTPLQLMGLGHATAAGAVAVAACTEARRLRMAGGQEAAQMGIAWLLPQYVVMAVSDASLSVGQMQFLYDQSPETMRGASTAFYFLSISLGNLINSQLVTLVATVTSAGGRTGWFPPELDDGHLDYYFVLVVAITLLNFAVFVALAKNYTSKRVR, from the exons ATGAG GCCCAGGCGTCTGGTTCGGAAGCTCGGGAGCATGAGGTGCACAAGGCCGCCGGTCCCTGCTCTCATAAGGCGCTCAGAGTCATCTTGT GATGTTCTCCATGGAGACAGCGCATCCAATGTGACGGCCGTGAATTCCTGGGCTGGGGTCAGCTACCTCATGCCCCTTCTCGGCGCCGCCGTCGCGGACTCCTACTGGGGAAAATGCAAGACGGTTTTGATCGGCCTCTGCATTTCTGTCGTC GGAATGGCCATGGTCACCATGTCAGCTACGCTGCCGTCTCTGAGGCCGCCGCCGTGCTCCCCGGGCGTGTACTGCGCACCGGCGACGCTTAGCCAAGACCTAGTCTTCTTTTCGGGCATATACCTGTGCGGCATCGGGATCGGCGCGTCCAAGGCCGTCTTCATCTCGTTTGCCGCGGAGCAGTTCGACGACGACGATGACAAGAACACGTCGGGGCGGGAGGCGAAGGCGTCCTACTTCAGCTGGTACTACGCGGTGGCCAACGTGGCCATGCTGACCGCGGGGACGCTACTGGTTTGGGTCGAGGACAAGGTGAGCTGGGGGCTCGGGTACGGAATCTGCGCGTCGTTCGTCGCGGTCGCCGTCGTCTGCCTCGCGGCGACGGCGCCCATGTACCGGATGGTGCCTCCGGCGGGCAGCCCGATGAAAGGCGTGCTCCAAGTGCTGGTGGCGTTCTCTCGCAAGGTAAACCTGACGGTGCCTGAGGACGCCACAGAACTGTACGaggaggatggtgtcaagaacccgTTGCTGCATCCCCTGCACGAACGATTGCACCACACCGAACAGTTCAG GTGCCTGGACAAGGCTGCCATTGTCACGGCCGAGGACTTGGAAGACGGCGACCTGAACCGGGCATGGAGGCTGTGCACGGTGACCCAGGTGGAGGAGCTCAAGACTCTGCTGCGGCTGATCCCGATATGGCTCACCTCGGCCATCTACTTCGTCGCCAACACGCAGGCGCAGACGACGTTCGTGCAGCAGGGCACCAAGACGGACTCCCACATCGCGGGCGGCGCCGCGTCCGTCCCGGCCGCGTCGCTGACGTCCATCGAGACGGTGCTCGTCGCCGCCTACGTCACGCTCTACAACAGGGCCGTCGCGCCATCCGTGGCGTTCACGCCGCTGCAGCTCATGGGGCTCGGGCACGCGACGGCGGCcggggcggtggccgtggccgcgTGCACCGAGGCGCGCAGGCTGCGGATGGCCGGGGGCCAGGAGGCGGCCCAAATGGGCATAGCGTGGCTGCTGCCGCAGTACGTCGTGATGGCGGTCTCGGACGCGTCGCTCTCCGTGGGGCAGATGCAGTTCTTGTACGACCAATCGCCGGAGACGATGAGGGGCGCGTCGACGGCGTTCTACTTCCTGTCCATCTCGCTCGGGAATCTGATCAATTCGCAGCTGGTGACGCTGGTGGCGACCGTCACCTCGGCTGGGGGCAGGACGGGATGGTTTCCACCGGAATTGGATGACGGGCACCTGGATTACTACTTCGTGCTCGTTGTCGCCATCACTTTGCTCAACTTTGCCGTCTTTGTTGCCCTTGCCAAGAACTACACGTCCAAGAGGGTTAGATGA
- the LOC119356354 gene encoding protein NRT1/ PTR FAMILY 8.5-like isoform X5: protein MRCTRPPVPALIRRSESSCDVLHGDSASNVTAVNSWAGVSYLMPLLGAAVADSYWGKCKTVLIGLCISVVGMAMVTMSATLPSLRPPPCSPGVYCAPATLSQDLVFFSGIYLCGIGIGASKAVFISFAAEQFDDDDDKNTSGREAKASYFSWYYAVANVAMLTAGTLLVWVEDKVSWGLGYGICASFVAVAVVCLAATAPMYRMVPPAGSPMKGVLQVLVAFSRKVNLTVPEDATELYEEDGVKNPLLHPLHERLHHTEQFRCLDKAAIVTAEDLEDGDLNRAWRLCTVTQVEELKTLLRLIPIWLTSAIYFVANTQAQTTFVQQGTKTDSHIAGGAASVPAASLTSIETVLVAAYVTLYNRAVAPSVAFTPLQLMGLGHATAAGAVAVAACTEARRLRMAGGQEAAQMGIAWLLPQYVVMAVSDASLSVGQMQFLYDQSPETMRGASTAFYFLSISLGNLINSQLVTLVATVTSAGGRTGWFPPELDDGHLDYYFVLVVAITLLNFAVFVALAKNYTSKRVR, encoded by the exons ATGAGGTGCACAAGGCCGCCGGTCCCTGCTCTCATAAGGCGCTCAGAGTCATCTTGT GATGTTCTCCATGGAGACAGCGCATCCAATGTGACGGCCGTGAATTCCTGGGCTGGGGTCAGCTACCTCATGCCCCTTCTCGGCGCCGCCGTCGCGGACTCCTACTGGGGAAAATGCAAGACGGTTTTGATCGGCCTCTGCATTTCTGTCGTC GGAATGGCCATGGTCACCATGTCAGCTACGCTGCCGTCTCTGAGGCCGCCGCCGTGCTCCCCGGGCGTGTACTGCGCACCGGCGACGCTTAGCCAAGACCTAGTCTTCTTTTCGGGCATATACCTGTGCGGCATCGGGATCGGCGCGTCCAAGGCCGTCTTCATCTCGTTTGCCGCGGAGCAGTTCGACGACGACGATGACAAGAACACGTCGGGGCGGGAGGCGAAGGCGTCCTACTTCAGCTGGTACTACGCGGTGGCCAACGTGGCCATGCTGACCGCGGGGACGCTACTGGTTTGGGTCGAGGACAAGGTGAGCTGGGGGCTCGGGTACGGAATCTGCGCGTCGTTCGTCGCGGTCGCCGTCGTCTGCCTCGCGGCGACGGCGCCCATGTACCGGATGGTGCCTCCGGCGGGCAGCCCGATGAAAGGCGTGCTCCAAGTGCTGGTGGCGTTCTCTCGCAAGGTAAACCTGACGGTGCCTGAGGACGCCACAGAACTGTACGaggaggatggtgtcaagaacccgTTGCTGCATCCCCTGCACGAACGATTGCACCACACCGAACAGTTCAG GTGCCTGGACAAGGCTGCCATTGTCACGGCCGAGGACTTGGAAGACGGCGACCTGAACCGGGCATGGAGGCTGTGCACGGTGACCCAGGTGGAGGAGCTCAAGACTCTGCTGCGGCTGATCCCGATATGGCTCACCTCGGCCATCTACTTCGTCGCCAACACGCAGGCGCAGACGACGTTCGTGCAGCAGGGCACCAAGACGGACTCCCACATCGCGGGCGGCGCCGCGTCCGTCCCGGCCGCGTCGCTGACGTCCATCGAGACGGTGCTCGTCGCCGCCTACGTCACGCTCTACAACAGGGCCGTCGCGCCATCCGTGGCGTTCACGCCGCTGCAGCTCATGGGGCTCGGGCACGCGACGGCGGCcggggcggtggccgtggccgcgTGCACCGAGGCGCGCAGGCTGCGGATGGCCGGGGGCCAGGAGGCGGCCCAAATGGGCATAGCGTGGCTGCTGCCGCAGTACGTCGTGATGGCGGTCTCGGACGCGTCGCTCTCCGTGGGGCAGATGCAGTTCTTGTACGACCAATCGCCGGAGACGATGAGGGGCGCGTCGACGGCGTTCTACTTCCTGTCCATCTCGCTCGGGAATCTGATCAATTCGCAGCTGGTGACGCTGGTGGCGACCGTCACCTCGGCTGGGGGCAGGACGGGATGGTTTCCACCGGAATTGGATGACGGGCACCTGGATTACTACTTCGTGCTCGTTGTCGCCATCACTTTGCTCAACTTTGCCGTCTTTGTTGCCCTTGCCAAGAACTACACGTCCAAGAGGGTTAGATGA
- the LOC119356354 gene encoding protein NRT1/ PTR FAMILY 8.5-like isoform X1 translates to MDADRHGSLRTPILADDEAQASGSEAREHEVHKAAGPCSHKALRVILCLQFLEVSAFYGVYLNLIVYLQDVLHGDSASNVTAVNSWAGVSYLMPLLGAAVADSYWGKCKTVLIGLCISVVGMAMVTMSATLPSLRPPPCSPGVYCAPATLSQDLVFFSGIYLCGIGIGASKAVFISFAAEQFDDDDDKNTSGREAKASYFSWYYAVANVAMLTAGTLLVWVEDKVSWGLGYGICASFVAVAVVCLAATAPMYRMVPPAGSPMKGVLQVLVAFSRKVNLTVPEDATELYEEDGVKNPLLHPLHERLHHTEQFRCLDKAAIVTAEDLEDGDLNRAWRLCTVTQVEELKTLLRLIPIWLTSAIYFVANTQAQTTFVQQGTKTDSHIAGGAASVPAASLTSIETVLVAAYVTLYNRAVAPSVAFTPLQLMGLGHATAAGAVAVAACTEARRLRMAGGQEAAQMGIAWLLPQYVVMAVSDASLSVGQMQFLYDQSPETMRGASTAFYFLSISLGNLINSQLVTLVATVTSAGGRTGWFPPELDDGHLDYYFVLVVAITLLNFAVFVALAKNYTSKRVR, encoded by the exons ATGGACGCCGATCGCCATGGGAGCTTAAGGACGCCGATCTTAGCGGACGATGAG GCCCAGGCGTCTGGTTCGGAAGCTCGGGAGCATGAGGTGCACAAGGCCGCCGGTCCCTGCTCTCATAAGGCGCTCAGAGTCATCTTGT GCCTGCAGTTCCTGGAGGTCAGTGCTTTCTACGGGGTCTACCTGAACTTGATAGTGTATCTTCAGGATGTTCTCCATGGAGACAGCGCATCCAATGTGACGGCCGTGAATTCCTGGGCTGGGGTCAGCTACCTCATGCCCCTTCTCGGCGCCGCCGTCGCGGACTCCTACTGGGGAAAATGCAAGACGGTTTTGATCGGCCTCTGCATTTCTGTCGTC GGAATGGCCATGGTCACCATGTCAGCTACGCTGCCGTCTCTGAGGCCGCCGCCGTGCTCCCCGGGCGTGTACTGCGCACCGGCGACGCTTAGCCAAGACCTAGTCTTCTTTTCGGGCATATACCTGTGCGGCATCGGGATCGGCGCGTCCAAGGCCGTCTTCATCTCGTTTGCCGCGGAGCAGTTCGACGACGACGATGACAAGAACACGTCGGGGCGGGAGGCGAAGGCGTCCTACTTCAGCTGGTACTACGCGGTGGCCAACGTGGCCATGCTGACCGCGGGGACGCTACTGGTTTGGGTCGAGGACAAGGTGAGCTGGGGGCTCGGGTACGGAATCTGCGCGTCGTTCGTCGCGGTCGCCGTCGTCTGCCTCGCGGCGACGGCGCCCATGTACCGGATGGTGCCTCCGGCGGGCAGCCCGATGAAAGGCGTGCTCCAAGTGCTGGTGGCGTTCTCTCGCAAGGTAAACCTGACGGTGCCTGAGGACGCCACAGAACTGTACGaggaggatggtgtcaagaacccgTTGCTGCATCCCCTGCACGAACGATTGCACCACACCGAACAGTTCAG GTGCCTGGACAAGGCTGCCATTGTCACGGCCGAGGACTTGGAAGACGGCGACCTGAACCGGGCATGGAGGCTGTGCACGGTGACCCAGGTGGAGGAGCTCAAGACTCTGCTGCGGCTGATCCCGATATGGCTCACCTCGGCCATCTACTTCGTCGCCAACACGCAGGCGCAGACGACGTTCGTGCAGCAGGGCACCAAGACGGACTCCCACATCGCGGGCGGCGCCGCGTCCGTCCCGGCCGCGTCGCTGACGTCCATCGAGACGGTGCTCGTCGCCGCCTACGTCACGCTCTACAACAGGGCCGTCGCGCCATCCGTGGCGTTCACGCCGCTGCAGCTCATGGGGCTCGGGCACGCGACGGCGGCcggggcggtggccgtggccgcgTGCACCGAGGCGCGCAGGCTGCGGATGGCCGGGGGCCAGGAGGCGGCCCAAATGGGCATAGCGTGGCTGCTGCCGCAGTACGTCGTGATGGCGGTCTCGGACGCGTCGCTCTCCGTGGGGCAGATGCAGTTCTTGTACGACCAATCGCCGGAGACGATGAGGGGCGCGTCGACGGCGTTCTACTTCCTGTCCATCTCGCTCGGGAATCTGATCAATTCGCAGCTGGTGACGCTGGTGGCGACCGTCACCTCGGCTGGGGGCAGGACGGGATGGTTTCCACCGGAATTGGATGACGGGCACCTGGATTACTACTTCGTGCTCGTTGTCGCCATCACTTTGCTCAACTTTGCCGTCTTTGTTGCCCTTGCCAAGAACTACACGTCCAAGAGGGTTAGATGA
- the LOC119356354 gene encoding protein NRT1/ PTR FAMILY 8.5-like isoform X6 has protein sequence MPLLGAAVADSYWGKCKTVLIGLCISVVGMAMVTMSATLPSLRPPPCSPGVYCAPATLSQDLVFFSGIYLCGIGIGASKAVFISFAAEQFDDDDDKNTSGREAKASYFSWYYAVANVAMLTAGTLLVWVEDKVSWGLGYGICASFVAVAVVCLAATAPMYRMVPPAGSPMKGVLQVLVAFSRKVNLTVPEDATELYEEDGVKNPLLHPLHERLHHTEQFRCLDKAAIVTAEDLEDGDLNRAWRLCTVTQVEELKTLLRLIPIWLTSAIYFVANTQAQTTFVQQGTKTDSHIAGGAASVPAASLTSIETVLVAAYVTLYNRAVAPSVAFTPLQLMGLGHATAAGAVAVAACTEARRLRMAGGQEAAQMGIAWLLPQYVVMAVSDASLSVGQMQFLYDQSPETMRGASTAFYFLSISLGNLINSQLVTLVATVTSAGGRTGWFPPELDDGHLDYYFVLVVAITLLNFAVFVALAKNYTSKRVR, from the exons ATGCCCCTTCTCGGCGCCGCCGTCGCGGACTCCTACTGGGGAAAATGCAAGACGGTTTTGATCGGCCTCTGCATTTCTGTCGTC GGAATGGCCATGGTCACCATGTCAGCTACGCTGCCGTCTCTGAGGCCGCCGCCGTGCTCCCCGGGCGTGTACTGCGCACCGGCGACGCTTAGCCAAGACCTAGTCTTCTTTTCGGGCATATACCTGTGCGGCATCGGGATCGGCGCGTCCAAGGCCGTCTTCATCTCGTTTGCCGCGGAGCAGTTCGACGACGACGATGACAAGAACACGTCGGGGCGGGAGGCGAAGGCGTCCTACTTCAGCTGGTACTACGCGGTGGCCAACGTGGCCATGCTGACCGCGGGGACGCTACTGGTTTGGGTCGAGGACAAGGTGAGCTGGGGGCTCGGGTACGGAATCTGCGCGTCGTTCGTCGCGGTCGCCGTCGTCTGCCTCGCGGCGACGGCGCCCATGTACCGGATGGTGCCTCCGGCGGGCAGCCCGATGAAAGGCGTGCTCCAAGTGCTGGTGGCGTTCTCTCGCAAGGTAAACCTGACGGTGCCTGAGGACGCCACAGAACTGTACGaggaggatggtgtcaagaacccgTTGCTGCATCCCCTGCACGAACGATTGCACCACACCGAACAGTTCAG GTGCCTGGACAAGGCTGCCATTGTCACGGCCGAGGACTTGGAAGACGGCGACCTGAACCGGGCATGGAGGCTGTGCACGGTGACCCAGGTGGAGGAGCTCAAGACTCTGCTGCGGCTGATCCCGATATGGCTCACCTCGGCCATCTACTTCGTCGCCAACACGCAGGCGCAGACGACGTTCGTGCAGCAGGGCACCAAGACGGACTCCCACATCGCGGGCGGCGCCGCGTCCGTCCCGGCCGCGTCGCTGACGTCCATCGAGACGGTGCTCGTCGCCGCCTACGTCACGCTCTACAACAGGGCCGTCGCGCCATCCGTGGCGTTCACGCCGCTGCAGCTCATGGGGCTCGGGCACGCGACGGCGGCcggggcggtggccgtggccgcgTGCACCGAGGCGCGCAGGCTGCGGATGGCCGGGGGCCAGGAGGCGGCCCAAATGGGCATAGCGTGGCTGCTGCCGCAGTACGTCGTGATGGCGGTCTCGGACGCGTCGCTCTCCGTGGGGCAGATGCAGTTCTTGTACGACCAATCGCCGGAGACGATGAGGGGCGCGTCGACGGCGTTCTACTTCCTGTCCATCTCGCTCGGGAATCTGATCAATTCGCAGCTGGTGACGCTGGTGGCGACCGTCACCTCGGCTGGGGGCAGGACGGGATGGTTTCCACCGGAATTGGATGACGGGCACCTGGATTACTACTTCGTGCTCGTTGTCGCCATCACTTTGCTCAACTTTGCCGTCTTTGTTGCCCTTGCCAAGAACTACACGTCCAAGAGGGTTAGATGA
- the LOC119356354 gene encoding protein NRT1/ PTR FAMILY 8.5-like isoform X2 produces MRPRRLVRKLGSMRCTRPPVPALIRRSESSCFLEVSAFYGVYLNLIVYLQDVLHGDSASNVTAVNSWAGVSYLMPLLGAAVADSYWGKCKTVLIGLCISVVGMAMVTMSATLPSLRPPPCSPGVYCAPATLSQDLVFFSGIYLCGIGIGASKAVFISFAAEQFDDDDDKNTSGREAKASYFSWYYAVANVAMLTAGTLLVWVEDKVSWGLGYGICASFVAVAVVCLAATAPMYRMVPPAGSPMKGVLQVLVAFSRKVNLTVPEDATELYEEDGVKNPLLHPLHERLHHTEQFRCLDKAAIVTAEDLEDGDLNRAWRLCTVTQVEELKTLLRLIPIWLTSAIYFVANTQAQTTFVQQGTKTDSHIAGGAASVPAASLTSIETVLVAAYVTLYNRAVAPSVAFTPLQLMGLGHATAAGAVAVAACTEARRLRMAGGQEAAQMGIAWLLPQYVVMAVSDASLSVGQMQFLYDQSPETMRGASTAFYFLSISLGNLINSQLVTLVATVTSAGGRTGWFPPELDDGHLDYYFVLVVAITLLNFAVFVALAKNYTSKRVR; encoded by the exons ATGAG GCCCAGGCGTCTGGTTCGGAAGCTCGGGAGCATGAGGTGCACAAGGCCGCCGGTCCCTGCTCTCATAAGGCGCTCAGAGTCATCTTGT TTCCTGGAGGTCAGTGCTTTCTACGGGGTCTACCTGAACTTGATAGTGTATCTTCAGGATGTTCTCCATGGAGACAGCGCATCCAATGTGACGGCCGTGAATTCCTGGGCTGGGGTCAGCTACCTCATGCCCCTTCTCGGCGCCGCCGTCGCGGACTCCTACTGGGGAAAATGCAAGACGGTTTTGATCGGCCTCTGCATTTCTGTCGTC GGAATGGCCATGGTCACCATGTCAGCTACGCTGCCGTCTCTGAGGCCGCCGCCGTGCTCCCCGGGCGTGTACTGCGCACCGGCGACGCTTAGCCAAGACCTAGTCTTCTTTTCGGGCATATACCTGTGCGGCATCGGGATCGGCGCGTCCAAGGCCGTCTTCATCTCGTTTGCCGCGGAGCAGTTCGACGACGACGATGACAAGAACACGTCGGGGCGGGAGGCGAAGGCGTCCTACTTCAGCTGGTACTACGCGGTGGCCAACGTGGCCATGCTGACCGCGGGGACGCTACTGGTTTGGGTCGAGGACAAGGTGAGCTGGGGGCTCGGGTACGGAATCTGCGCGTCGTTCGTCGCGGTCGCCGTCGTCTGCCTCGCGGCGACGGCGCCCATGTACCGGATGGTGCCTCCGGCGGGCAGCCCGATGAAAGGCGTGCTCCAAGTGCTGGTGGCGTTCTCTCGCAAGGTAAACCTGACGGTGCCTGAGGACGCCACAGAACTGTACGaggaggatggtgtcaagaacccgTTGCTGCATCCCCTGCACGAACGATTGCACCACACCGAACAGTTCAG GTGCCTGGACAAGGCTGCCATTGTCACGGCCGAGGACTTGGAAGACGGCGACCTGAACCGGGCATGGAGGCTGTGCACGGTGACCCAGGTGGAGGAGCTCAAGACTCTGCTGCGGCTGATCCCGATATGGCTCACCTCGGCCATCTACTTCGTCGCCAACACGCAGGCGCAGACGACGTTCGTGCAGCAGGGCACCAAGACGGACTCCCACATCGCGGGCGGCGCCGCGTCCGTCCCGGCCGCGTCGCTGACGTCCATCGAGACGGTGCTCGTCGCCGCCTACGTCACGCTCTACAACAGGGCCGTCGCGCCATCCGTGGCGTTCACGCCGCTGCAGCTCATGGGGCTCGGGCACGCGACGGCGGCcggggcggtggccgtggccgcgTGCACCGAGGCGCGCAGGCTGCGGATGGCCGGGGGCCAGGAGGCGGCCCAAATGGGCATAGCGTGGCTGCTGCCGCAGTACGTCGTGATGGCGGTCTCGGACGCGTCGCTCTCCGTGGGGCAGATGCAGTTCTTGTACGACCAATCGCCGGAGACGATGAGGGGCGCGTCGACGGCGTTCTACTTCCTGTCCATCTCGCTCGGGAATCTGATCAATTCGCAGCTGGTGACGCTGGTGGCGACCGTCACCTCGGCTGGGGGCAGGACGGGATGGTTTCCACCGGAATTGGATGACGGGCACCTGGATTACTACTTCGTGCTCGTTGTCGCCATCACTTTGCTCAACTTTGCCGTCTTTGTTGCCCTTGCCAAGAACTACACGTCCAAGAGGGTTAGATGA